The Panthera tigris isolate Pti1 chromosome A1, P.tigris_Pti1_mat1.1, whole genome shotgun sequence region CTGCAATGCCTTACCAACTGGGGAACAAAATGCACAATGGTATACCAGCTGACTATTTCCACACAGTGCTGAATGAATTTCTCTAACTTATCATAAACCTTAAATTCAACTATGAGAGCTGGTCATTCTAACTGCCCTTGGAAAGTGGGAAGCAGGCGAAAGGTCAAGAAAGTACAGCCTATCATTAATATAATCTAGATGTATTAATTACAGATGAAGAATCAGATGAACTTACTTTCTCCAAGCCAAATAGATAATACCAAAGGGAAGACCAGAACCCAGAACACCTATTTCCCAAGCTCTTTTCTTTGATACCAACATTACAAAGatgaaatgctattttatttatttatttatttatttatttatttatttatttatttttactttagagagagagacagagcttgggggtcagggggagtggcagagagagagaaagaaagagagagaatcttaagcaggctccatgctcaatgcagagctggACACCAGGCTTGATCCAACCACCCtgggaccatgatctgagccaaaatcaaccaaCAGAGCTATCCAACTCTACAAAAAATAAGCCAAATGACCAAAACAATCTGGAAGTTGTGAAGTAGGATTCAAGTGCCTATCCCAAACTTCTATACCATCCTTGTGATAAATGTACCATGTGTTGCCCCATGGCatagtggaagaaaaaaatcctacaaatGTGCCAAGGAGAACAGAAAAGTAATGGTCTTCAGTGAACAGTTCAGAACTCCATCTGTGTCTACTGGAAGAATTGTGGCAACTAACCTAAAACTGTGGAAAGTGAAGGTCTTTAATGAGATGGAATAAGAAGTTTAGATGGATTAAGCAGTTTAGGAAAACTATGAAACTAAGGTTTGCTGGAGAGTGCCTGAATCTAGGTCATATGTAAATCTTGATTTTAGCAATAATAGATTAAATCGTCAAAGTGTTGGGTCTGATAAATGTGGCTGAAATAACAGGATGGATATTCAAATATAAATCCATTAGTACAACACTTAGTTATGTCATAAATACCTAATCAGTGAATATTAGATATCGTTGATGATTTTATCACAGTGTAGCAGAATGCATTTGTGAAGATACATTCTTCATTAGATTCAAATGTTGATGAGAAAAACTGTATCCACGGCAGAGCAGCGCCTGCTAAAGATCAGTGGGAAATAAGTTGGGTTGAAAAAgttaaaggagaaacaaaaatgggGAGATAAGTCAAAGGCTCAAGTCTAAAGACATGGTACATAAAACTACGTAACACCATGAAGTAGTCTCCAGTGGTGTGCTTACGTAAACAAATGTCCCCCTAAtctgcaggaggaaaagaaaagagagtggtGGAGAGGAGAAAGACTGTTCTGCTTCTCCATCCCTTCTAGCTCCCCTGTGTGTTTAGACTTATTAATGAATCCATCAGGAAAAGGTCATCTGTAGAGGCAGAAAAGTGGAAACGTTCTGCTCTAATGATTTATACTGCATAGTTTCCTTACTGGTGTTTTTAAGGGCAAAGTCTTCCCGAGTCAGTGTTAAGTTTGCTTCACTTTGAAGCCATTAATAAcctattacatattattttttttcaattaaatgaagtatctgcttttttggttttcataacaggaaatatatttaaagaactcaATTGTGCAAACTACAACTGAATGAATTTCATAGCAATATGTTTGTGGCCCTCTTAAATCCAAATTTCCAATTTACCAAATTTCAGAATTATTGGCCAATTTTTGTATAGGAAATCTTAAAGATAGGGATGTGCCATCTTTGTATTCTTTTGCTGCCCGAAGTCTAACAAGGTGACTGGTATATAGTAGGTACTTCAAATATATAaggaataaatatatgtgtaaacatggaaataaatgttaacatgacAGAACCTTAAAGGATTAGATTTTAtctcaaaatgattttatttttttatgtcgtGATTTAAAAGCCAGTGGTTCCTCTTTTATCATATACTTCACATAATTTTTCTCTGTCCATTTGCTCTGGTATCTAGGATTGCCTAAAAATAGTAATAGTTGGCCTGTGGAGGGCATGAGAGACTTCACCAATGCGAACCTGCCCAGCTCTGGTGCTCAGGTCACCGCTTTTTGGATGGGGAGTCTTGGCTGGTGACTTTTACTTCAGCCCTCCCAGTGAGGCCACAACTGGCGTTGTTCTGCTGTGCTCCATCACGTTCTCCTAAAGATGCATCCCGACTTATCTCGACACTGGCCCACTGAAGAATACAATGTCTTCATTAACTGGCTTAGGGAGTGTCACAAAAATTATAGCATTTGGGAAATTTTGGGTCATTGCAATGATCCTGatcaggagaggagaaaatgctTGAAtagtgaagacacagaaaagaagacCAAGAGCAGGGAGTATAACAATGCATGCAAAAAagatgtgtgttttgttttgttttgttgtaagtGAACTCCACACCCAAAATGAGGCTGGAACATACCACCCTGAGATGCAGAGTCGCATGCTCTTgggactgagtcaaccaggtgcctCTGAAAAGGAGTTTTA contains the following coding sequences:
- the LOC102956333 gene encoding COX assembly mitochondrial protein 2 homolog; amino-acid sequence: MHPDLSRHWPTEEYNVFINWLRECHKNYSIWEILGHCNDPDQERRKCLNSEDTEKKTKSREYNNACKKDVFNPAEESEKQRCPFGVGEAWSIQCNVIYADMTPSLQVQNGGTVAAWSLSVCMEQMSLTDYTGYIP